A single genomic interval of Camelina sativa cultivar DH55 chromosome 11, Cs, whole genome shotgun sequence harbors:
- the LOC109127290 gene encoding uncharacterized protein LOC109127290, whose amino-acid sequence MSIYVSPFGTKLEFVNYVSANVLGVQGFLFYITFWAKYLSSPNPEPKLYQAKVMKFMDEIKVSEYRLSPTQERMING is encoded by the exons ATGTCAATCTATGTTAGTCCTTTTGGAACAAAACTTGAGTTTGTCAATTATGTGAGTGCAAATGTACTTGGTGTCCAAGGTTTCTTGTTTTACATAACATTTTGGGCAAAATATCTTTCATCCCCAAATCCAGAGCC AAAACTTTACCAAGCAAAGGTGATGAAATTTATGGATGAGATCAAGGTTAGTGAGTATAGGCTAAGTCCAACACAAGAACGAATGATCAATGGTTGA